From Pseudomonas sp. StFLB209, a single genomic window includes:
- a CDS encoding winged helix-turn-helix transcriptional regulator: MSDIPAAPSVFSQSVFTRPGELMASECPSRSVLTHVCSRWGVLVLVVLRGGMHRFSELRRKIGGVSEKMLSQTLQNLEHDGFVERRSLPVVPPHVEYRLTPMGEEVAAQVDGLASWIELNLPRILEAREASSEPAAV, encoded by the coding sequence ATGTCAGATATTCCGGCTGCTCCCTCGGTCTTCAGCCAGTCCGTTTTTACCCGCCCTGGTGAATTGATGGCCAGCGAGTGCCCGTCACGCTCGGTGCTGACCCATGTCTGCAGCCGCTGGGGCGTGCTGGTGCTGGTGGTGTTGCGTGGCGGCATGCACCGCTTCAGCGAATTGCGCCGCAAGATCGGCGGGGTCAGTGAAAAAATGCTGTCGCAGACCCTGCAGAATCTGGAGCACGACGGCTTCGTCGAGCGCCGCTCGCTGCCGGTGGTGCCGCCCCATGTCGAGTACCGTTTGACGCCGATGGGCGAGGAGGTCGCCGCGCAGGTCGATGGCCTGGCCAGCTGGATCGAGCTCAACCTGCCGCGCATCCTTGAAGCGCGAGAAGCGTCCAGCGAGCCTGCGGCAGTCTGA
- a CDS encoding coniferyl aldehyde dehydrogenase has translation MCDQPTAAELQCRLRAMQQAHLRAGPASAQLRRDRLQRSARLIRENHQALSQALSEDFGHRSHYQSLVVDMLTTVKMLEESAEQLEQWMQPEVVATPAAGMQAWIEQQALGVVGVISPWNFPINLAFGPLAGIFAAGNTAMLKPSELTPATSQLLAELIARYFDPNELAVVLGDASVGQAFSALPFDHLVFTGSTSVGRHVMRAAAENLVPVTLELGGKSPVVIDSDADIAQAVQRTLTIKTFNAGQICLSPDYVLMPEAAAQAFVDAAKGFMASSFATLQDNPDYTAIISPRHYQRLVGLLDDAVSKGATVVSLAPHGELAYDPDTRKIAPHLVLGATDDMAIMQEEIFGPLLPIKAVQDLNEAIGYINAQPRPLAAYYFGADPARQAQFNQRTTSGALVINDVMTHAAIDTLPFGGVGASGMGAYHGVHGFRRFTHAKAVVVQSTDGASNLRLRAPYGEKHNELVALLKA, from the coding sequence ATGTGTGATCAACCCACCGCCGCCGAACTGCAATGCCGTCTGCGCGCCATGCAACAGGCGCACTTGCGGGCCGGGCCGGCAAGCGCCCAATTGCGTCGGGATCGTTTGCAGCGCAGTGCGCGACTGATTCGTGAAAATCATCAGGCACTGAGTCAGGCATTGAGCGAAGACTTCGGTCATCGCAGCCACTATCAATCGCTGGTGGTCGACATGCTGACCACGGTGAAGATGCTTGAAGAGTCTGCCGAGCAACTGGAGCAGTGGATGCAGCCTGAGGTCGTCGCGACTCCCGCCGCAGGCATGCAGGCCTGGATTGAGCAGCAGGCGCTGGGCGTGGTGGGCGTGATCAGCCCGTGGAATTTCCCGATCAATCTGGCCTTCGGTCCGCTGGCCGGTATCTTTGCTGCCGGCAATACCGCCATGCTCAAGCCTTCGGAGCTGACCCCGGCCACCTCGCAGTTACTGGCCGAACTGATCGCCCGTTACTTTGACCCCAACGAGCTGGCCGTGGTGCTGGGCGATGCCAGTGTCGGCCAGGCCTTCAGTGCCCTGCCTTTCGATCACCTGGTCTTTACCGGCAGTACCAGCGTCGGTCGCCATGTAATGCGCGCTGCGGCCGAGAATCTGGTGCCGGTCACCCTGGAACTGGGCGGCAAATCACCGGTGGTGATCGACAGCGATGCCGATATTGCCCAAGCGGTGCAGCGCACGCTGACCATCAAAACCTTCAATGCCGGGCAGATCTGCCTGTCGCCGGATTATGTATTGATGCCCGAAGCCGCAGCCCAGGCGTTTGTCGACGCGGCCAAGGGCTTCATGGCCAGCAGCTTTGCCACGCTGCAGGACAACCCGGACTACACCGCGATCATCAGCCCGCGGCATTATCAGCGGCTGGTTGGCCTGCTGGACGACGCCGTCAGCAAAGGCGCGACGGTGGTGAGCCTGGCGCCCCATGGCGAGCTCGCCTACGACCCTGACACGCGCAAGATCGCGCCGCATCTGGTGCTGGGTGCCACCGATGACATGGCCATCATGCAGGAAGAAATCTTTGGTCCGTTGCTGCCAATCAAAGCGGTTCAGGATCTCAATGAGGCCATCGGCTACATCAACGCTCAACCCCGGCCACTGGCGGCTTACTACTTCGGTGCTGATCCGGCACGCCAGGCTCAATTCAATCAGCGGACCACGTCCGGAGCCCTGGTGATCAACGATGTGATGACCCATGCGGCCATCGACACACTGCCGTTCGGCGGGGTCGGGGCTTCAGGAATGGGCGCCTACCATGGGGTGCATGGTTTCCGGCGCTTTACCCATGCCAAGGCGGTGGTGGTGCAGAGCACCGATGGCGCCTCGAACCTTCGACTGCGCGCGCCGTATGGTGAAAAACATAACGAACTTGTGGCCCTGCTCAAGGCCTGA
- a CDS encoding SDR family oxidoreductase, which translates to MIVVTGATGQLGRLVIEQLLEKIPAAQIVAAVRSPEKASDLKALGVQVRQADYNQPATLDSALAGAEKVLLVSSSEVGQRTAQHRAVIDAAQRAGVKLLAYTSLLRADSTPLALGTEHHQTEAYLRSSGVPFVVLRNGWYTENYASAIDSALQLGTLYGAAGEGRISSASRADYAAAAVAVLLAANDQTGKVYELAGDSSYTLAEFAAKAAELAGQPLPYVNLSPADYQAALLKAGLPLIYADLLSDSDNGAAQGGLFEEGKQLSQLIGRPTTAWQQTLADGLL; encoded by the coding sequence ATGATCGTCGTCACCGGTGCTACTGGCCAACTTGGCCGCCTGGTTATCGAACAACTGCTGGAAAAAATCCCGGCGGCGCAGATTGTCGCTGCCGTACGCAGCCCGGAAAAAGCCAGCGACCTGAAGGCGCTGGGCGTGCAGGTGCGGCAGGCCGACTACAACCAGCCGGCTACCCTGGACAGCGCCCTGGCCGGGGCCGAAAAGGTACTGCTGGTATCATCCAGCGAAGTGGGGCAGCGTACCGCTCAGCATCGTGCCGTTATCGACGCCGCCCAGCGCGCCGGGGTCAAATTGCTTGCCTACACCAGCCTGTTGCGTGCCGACAGCACACCGCTGGCGCTGGGCACCGAGCATCACCAAACTGAAGCCTATCTGCGCAGCAGCGGCGTACCGTTCGTGGTGCTGCGCAATGGCTGGTACACCGAGAACTACGCCTCCGCCATCGACAGTGCACTGCAGCTGGGCACCCTGTATGGCGCCGCCGGCGAAGGCCGGATCAGCTCGGCCAGCCGCGCCGACTATGCCGCTGCGGCGGTGGCGGTGTTGCTGGCCGCCAATGACCAGACCGGCAAGGTCTATGAGCTGGCGGGCGACAGTAGCTACACGCTGGCCGAGTTTGCTGCCAAGGCCGCTGAGCTGGCCGGCCAGCCACTGCCCTACGTCAACCTGTCGCCAGCCGACTATCAGGCCGCGCTGCTCAAGGCCGGTCTGCCGCTGATCTATGCCGATCTGCTGTCTGACTCCGACAACGGTGCCGCGCAAGGCGGACTGTTCGAAGAGGGCAAGCAGTTGAGCCAGTTGATCGGGCGGCCGACCACTGCGTGGCAGCAAACCCTAGCGGATGGGCTCCTCTAA
- a CDS encoding type 1 glutamine amidotransferase domain-containing protein, which produces MKILMVLTSHDQLGNTGKKTGFWLEEFAAPYYTFKDAGAEVVLASPAGGQPPLDPKSAEADFQTELTHRFNADPAAQQALASTVRLDSVKADDFDTVFYPGGHGPLWDLAESKDSIALIEAFERAGKPVGFVCHAPGVLRHVKAADGQPLIKGRRVTGFTNGEEADVQLTDVVPFLIEDEFIRLGGVYQKGPNWAPYVVEDGKLITGQNPASSEEVAKVLLKQLA; this is translated from the coding sequence ATGAAAATCCTGATGGTTCTGACCTCTCACGATCAACTGGGCAACACGGGCAAAAAAACCGGCTTCTGGCTGGAGGAGTTTGCCGCGCCTTACTACACCTTCAAGGACGCAGGTGCCGAAGTGGTGCTGGCATCGCCGGCCGGCGGCCAGCCGCCGCTGGACCCGAAAAGCGCAGAGGCTGATTTTCAGACTGAGCTGACCCACCGGTTCAATGCTGACCCGGCCGCGCAACAGGCGCTGGCCAGCACCGTGCGCCTTGATAGCGTCAAGGCTGACGACTTCGATACGGTGTTCTACCCAGGCGGTCATGGTCCGCTGTGGGACCTGGCCGAATCAAAAGACTCGATTGCCCTGATCGAAGCATTCGAGCGCGCCGGCAAGCCCGTCGGCTTTGTTTGCCATGCGCCGGGTGTACTGCGTCACGTCAAGGCTGCCGATGGCCAGCCATTGATCAAGGGCCGTCGGGTGACCGGCTTCACCAACGGCGAAGAGGCTGACGTACAGCTCACCGACGTGGTGCCGTTTTTGATCGAGGATGAATTCATCCGCCTGGGTGGCGTGTACCAGAAAGGCCCGAACTGGGCACCTTATGTGGTCGAGGATGGCAAGCTGATTACCGGGCAGAACCCGGCCAGTTCCGAAGAGGTCGCCAAGGTATTGCTCAAGCAACTGGCCTGA
- a CDS encoding RcnB family protein, with protein sequence MKSTSLIAALALAGALCGTSLAVNAQQPQPQTEAKGGVLHPSPIKVGEKAPGDSDRPAAAIDWKAKGLPEPDKESQWVQVEDKYLRVQITNNRIMEIVDVKKR encoded by the coding sequence ATGAAAAGCACCTCATTGATCGCGGCCCTGGCCCTGGCCGGTGCCCTGTGCGGCACCAGCCTGGCGGTCAACGCACAACAACCCCAGCCACAAACCGAAGCCAAGGGCGGTGTCCTGCATCCGTCACCGATCAAGGTGGGCGAAAAAGCGCCCGGTGATTCGGACCGCCCTGCTGCCGCCATCGACTGGAAGGCCAAAGGCCTGCCCGAGCCAGACAAGGAAAGCCAGTGGGTTCAGGTAGAAGACAAGTACCTGCGAGTGCAGATCACTAACAACCGGATCATGGAAATCGTCGACGTCAAAAAACGCTGA